The following are from one region of the Denitrobacterium detoxificans genome:
- a CDS encoding amino acid ABC transporter ATP-binding/permease protein, giving the protein MSTQEVSSKRSSGISIMGRLIGLVAPLMPIMVLAIVLGVLGFLCAIFLTILAALGIGDVAAQALGQSSLGGPFVADAGRLFAVIVVIAVARGFLHYGEQYCNHYIAFKMLALIRHKVFARLRLLAPAKLEGRDKGNLVSIITSDIELLEVFYAHTISPIAIAVLTSLGMVGFMAWVHPLAAVVALVAYLAVGLGIPLWNGRRGAQRSYRMRNALGDLNSFVLDSLYGLDETIQYGGGEVRACRMEERSTEIAGMSGEMNRVVAGQLSVTSLFIQVFSWTMLFVMLSAFANGQATFAQVLVATVAMMSSFGPVTALSNLSSTLNATLAAGQRVLDLLDEEPEVREVCDAMPASGEGRALLEEAAALENVSFSYEGERVLEGYSLRMPRGRVVGIHGPSGSGKSTILKLLMRFWDADAGKVSVSGRDVRELNTSDLRSFESCVTQQTWLFRDTIANNIAVGKSGATREEVVEAAKKASLHEFVQTLPHGYDTNVGEMGDNMSGGEAQRIGLARAFLHNAPLLLLDEPTSNLDSLNEAIILKSLREQYAGEAVVLVSHRQSTMGLCDEVCEMHPAHHS; this is encoded by the coding sequence ATGAGCACGCAAGAAGTGTCTTCCAAGCGTTCTTCCGGCATAAGCATCATGGGCCGTCTTATCGGCCTCGTTGCGCCCCTCATGCCCATAATGGTGCTTGCTATCGTGTTGGGCGTGCTGGGTTTCCTGTGCGCCATCTTCCTTACGATTCTGGCGGCGTTGGGCATTGGCGATGTGGCCGCGCAGGCGTTGGGGCAGTCCTCCTTGGGCGGGCCGTTCGTCGCAGATGCCGGCCGATTGTTTGCCGTCATTGTCGTCATCGCCGTGGCCAGGGGATTCCTGCATTACGGCGAGCAGTATTGCAATCACTATATTGCCTTCAAGATGCTCGCGCTCATACGTCACAAGGTGTTCGCACGCCTGCGCTTGCTGGCTCCGGCAAAGCTGGAGGGGCGCGACAAGGGCAACTTGGTTTCGATCATCACCAGCGACATCGAACTGCTCGAGGTCTTCTACGCGCATACCATTTCGCCTATCGCCATTGCCGTGCTCACGTCGCTTGGTATGGTGGGCTTCATGGCATGGGTGCATCCGCTTGCCGCCGTGGTAGCGCTGGTGGCCTACCTTGCCGTTGGCCTGGGGATTCCACTATGGAATGGGCGTCGTGGTGCGCAGCGCAGCTATCGTATGCGCAATGCGTTGGGTGACCTGAATAGCTTTGTGCTCGATTCGCTCTACGGACTCGACGAGACAATCCAATATGGCGGGGGCGAAGTTCGCGCGTGCCGTATGGAAGAGCGTTCGACGGAAATTGCGGGCATGAGCGGGGAAATGAACCGTGTGGTCGCGGGACAGCTTTCGGTGACGAGCCTGTTCATTCAGGTGTTCTCCTGGACGATGCTCTTCGTGATGCTGTCCGCTTTTGCGAATGGTCAGGCAACGTTTGCTCAGGTTCTCGTGGCTACAGTGGCCATGATGAGTTCGTTTGGTCCGGTGACGGCGCTTTCCAACCTTTCGAGTACGCTGAATGCCACGCTTGCCGCTGGCCAGCGCGTGCTTGATCTGCTTGACGAAGAACCCGAAGTACGTGAGGTGTGCGACGCTATGCCGGCAAGCGGGGAAGGGCGAGCCTTGCTCGAAGAGGCGGCGGCGCTGGAAAACGTTTCCTTCTCGTACGAGGGCGAGCGCGTGCTTGAAGGCTATTCGCTGCGCATGCCCCGCGGTCGCGTTGTGGGCATACATGGTCCCAGTGGTTCGGGCAAGAGCACCATCTTGAAGTTGCTCATGCGCTTTTGGGATGCCGACGCGGGCAAGGTGAGCGTATCGGGGCGCGATGTGCGCGAGCTTAATACGTCCGATCTTCGTTCGTTCGAATCGTGCGTTACGCAGCAAACGTGGCTATTCCGCGACACCATTGCCAACAACATTGCGGTGGGCAAGTCTGGCGCTACCCGTGAAGAGGTGGTGGAAGCCGCCAAGAAGGCGTCTCTGCACGAATTCGTGCAAACGCTTCCGCATGGGTACGATACAAACGTGGGCGAGATGGGTGACAATATGTCGGGCGGTGAAGCGCAGCGTATTGGCTTGGCACGTGCGTTTTTGCACAATGCTCCATTGTTGTTGCTCGACGAGCCTACGAGCAATCTCGACTCTCTGAACGAGGCCATCATCCTGAAGTCGCTTCGCGAGCAATATGCGGGCGAAGCGGTGGTGCTTGTGTCGCATCGCCAATCCACTATGGGTCTGTGCGACGAGGTATGCGAGATGCATCCTGCTCACCATTCGTAA
- a CDS encoding ABC transporter ATP-binding protein/permease — MIKTRLLKLLADSKKYIVYQVIWKWISLIAQIVIVFQVAALLQAALDGALSVQAVALCALVVVVGVAVRIFAGRAETRASYLASVDVKRVLRDKVYRKLLRLGASYRADVSTSKVVQLAVEGVEQLETYYGLYLSQLFYALLAPLTLFAVLFFVSPMAAGVLLVCVPFIPLSIVLVQKIAGRLFKRYWGSYTQLGDGFLDNLQGLTTLKIYQADEAAAQRMDEEAEDFRKATMRVLTMQLNSTSVMDIGAYGGAALGMVVALSQLFAGNISVASATAIVLLAAEFFLPMRRLGSYFHVAMNGMTASDDIFALLDLPEPESKGVQVPQGPVSFEFRDVSFSYVSERPILRGVSLDLPAGSFVSLVGTSGCGKSTIAGLLAGRNRGYSGSIRVNGVELSQVDEASLHENITLVSCDAHLFKGTVRSNLMLGNPQATDELMNAALASVNLLEFLEEQQGLATPVSEGGSNFSGGQRQRLALARALLHDAPVYVFDEATSSIDVESEEDIMSVIHELAKTKTVLLISHRLANVVDSDVVYLLRDGRILEQGTHTQLMQFDGAYAHLFNAQRELEEYATVSTARMVVEEEGVLA, encoded by the coding sequence ATGATTAAGACCCGGCTGCTCAAATTGCTGGCAGATTCGAAGAAGTACATCGTTTACCAGGTAATTTGGAAGTGGATTTCGCTCATTGCGCAAATCGTCATCGTTTTTCAGGTGGCTGCGTTGTTGCAGGCGGCGCTTGATGGCGCGCTTTCCGTGCAGGCGGTTGCGCTATGCGCGCTGGTGGTTGTTGTGGGCGTGGCCGTGCGCATCTTTGCGGGACGCGCGGAAACCCGTGCATCGTACCTGGCCAGCGTCGACGTGAAGCGCGTGCTGCGTGACAAGGTCTATCGAAAGCTGCTGCGTCTGGGTGCTTCCTACCGGGCCGATGTGTCCACATCGAAGGTGGTGCAGCTGGCGGTAGAGGGCGTCGAGCAGTTGGAGACGTACTACGGGCTCTATCTTTCTCAGTTGTTTTACGCCCTGCTTGCGCCGCTTACGCTGTTTGCGGTGCTCTTTTTCGTAAGCCCCATGGCTGCAGGCGTGCTACTGGTGTGCGTGCCGTTCATTCCGCTTTCCATCGTGTTGGTGCAAAAGATTGCGGGCCGCTTGTTCAAGCGCTACTGGGGAAGTTACACCCAGTTGGGCGATGGCTTTCTGGATAACCTGCAGGGCCTTACCACGTTGAAGATTTACCAGGCTGACGAAGCTGCTGCCCAGCGCATGGACGAGGAGGCCGAGGATTTTCGCAAGGCAACGATGCGCGTGCTTACGATGCAGCTCAACTCCACGTCGGTTATGGATATTGGTGCCTACGGCGGCGCTGCCCTGGGCATGGTGGTTGCGTTGTCGCAGCTGTTCGCTGGGAACATTTCCGTGGCTAGTGCCACGGCCATCGTGCTTTTGGCTGCTGAGTTCTTCCTGCCCATGCGCCGCTTGGGGAGCTACTTCCACGTTGCCATGAACGGCATGACGGCGAGCGATGATATTTTCGCCTTGCTCGACCTGCCCGAACCTGAATCGAAGGGGGTGCAGGTACCTCAAGGCCCCGTGTCCTTCGAATTCCGCGATGTTTCGTTTTCCTACGTAAGCGAACGCCCCATTCTGCGCGGCGTCTCGCTGGATCTTCCTGCGGGTTCGTTTGTTTCGCTGGTGGGTACGTCGGGGTGTGGCAAGAGCACCATTGCGGGCCTGCTGGCGGGGCGCAACCGCGGGTATTCCGGCAGCATCCGCGTGAATGGCGTAGAGCTCTCGCAGGTAGATGAAGCAAGCCTTCATGAGAACATTACCCTGGTCAGCTGTGATGCGCATCTGTTCAAGGGTACTGTTCGCTCGAACCTCATGCTGGGGAACCCCCAGGCAACCGATGAGCTCATGAATGCGGCGCTTGCTTCGGTGAACCTGCTGGAATTCCTGGAAGAGCAGCAGGGTCTTGCTACGCCCGTGTCAGAAGGTGGCAGCAACTTTTCCGGTGGTCAACGCCAACGTTTGGCCTTGGCTCGCGCACTGCTTCACGATGCTCCCGTGTACGTGTTCGACGAAGCTACCAGTAGCATCGACGTGGAGAGCGAAGAGGACATTATGAGCGTCATCCACGAACTGGCAAAGACCAAGACGGTCCTGCTCATTTCCCATCGCCTGGCGAATGTGGTTGATTCCGACGTCGTCTATCTGCTGCGCGATGGCCGGATTCTCGAACAGGGTACCCATACCCAACTGATGCAGTTCGACGGTGCGTATGCGCATCTTTTCAACGCACAACGAGAGCTCGAGGAGTATGCGACGGTTTCCACCGCGCGCATGGTCGTGGAAGAGGAGGGGGTGCTTGCATGA
- a CDS encoding ABC transporter ATP-binding protein, with protein MAHNVFTVQDLTFGYTRDNLLFEDLSLTIREGCITTLIGANGSGKSTLFNLLTKNLSPMSGQIFLRGGNVADLRLFDFAKLVAIVHQTNTAPSDLTVEDLVSFGRFPHRHGTCTAHRAEAIEEDERCVNWALDVTNLQDVRKRAVSALSGGQRQRVWIAMSLAQGSSVLLLDEPTTYLDIRYQLDILELVRTLNREYGMTIIMVLHDMNQALHYSDEVIALAHGRIAAQGAPEEIVTGELLREVYGIDLDVVSVNGKPFVLNVGK; from the coding sequence ATGGCGCATAACGTTTTCACCGTACAGGACCTCACGTTTGGGTACACGCGCGACAACCTGCTGTTTGAGGATTTGTCGCTCACCATTCGCGAGGGGTGTATCACCACGCTCATCGGTGCGAATGGCTCGGGTAAGTCGACGTTGTTCAATTTGCTTACGAAGAACCTCTCGCCCATGTCCGGTCAGATTTTTCTGCGTGGCGGCAACGTAGCCGACCTGCGCTTGTTCGATTTCGCCAAGCTCGTGGCCATTGTGCATCAGACGAATACCGCTCCTTCCGACCTCACCGTCGAGGATCTGGTTTCGTTTGGCCGCTTCCCGCATCGTCATGGCACGTGCACGGCGCATCGCGCCGAAGCCATCGAGGAAGACGAGCGCTGCGTGAACTGGGCTCTCGACGTAACCAACCTGCAGGACGTGCGCAAGCGCGCAGTTTCTGCCCTTTCGGGTGGCCAGCGTCAGCGCGTGTGGATCGCCATGAGCCTGGCCCAGGGCTCCAGCGTGCTCTTGCTCGATGAGCCTACGACATACCTGGATATTCGCTATCAGCTGGACATCTTGGAACTGGTGCGTACGCTGAATCGCGAATACGGCATGACCATCATCATGGTGCTGCACGACATGAACCAGGCACTGCATTACAGCGACGAGGTCATCGCCCTGGCGCATGGGCGCATCGCCGCCCAAGGTGCGCCCGAGGAAATCGTCACGGGCGAGCTGTTGCGCGAAGTGTATGGCATCGATTTGGACGTGGTGTCCGTGAACGGCAAGCCGTTTGTTTTGAATGTGGGTAAATAG
- a CDS encoding FecCD family ABC transporter permease produces the protein MHHLAKKRRPRAEVPSTARRVTAFVVTAVALIALFFVAVNTGSLKVSPEQLINGLFVSYDDSVATIYDLRFPRIFIALVGGAALACSGVLLQAVIRNPLADPGIIGISAGAECCAVLITAFFPMLFYFTPILAFCGGLLAFGMVYTLSWHAGRISPLRIILVGVAVSAMFTGIAACLSGSTGGVSSSVTSIVESSITMKTWDDFATLAGYAVVGLVLSLLVFKRCDLLSLEDKTARSLGVNVNLNRLAISAIAVLLASITTAIIGPISFLGLIVPHCARLLVGTSHKVLIPYSMLLGAFCLLLADTLGRTIVAPYEISAAVIMSIVGGPVFIFLLRRARDTYGA, from the coding sequence ATGCATCATCTAGCGAAGAAGAGGCGCCCGCGCGCCGAGGTGCCCAGCACGGCGCGGCGTGTTACGGCGTTTGTCGTAACGGCGGTGGCGCTCATTGCGCTGTTTTTCGTGGCAGTGAACACGGGTAGCTTGAAGGTGTCGCCCGAGCAGCTTATCAACGGTCTGTTCGTGTCGTATGACGATAGCGTAGCCACTATCTACGACCTGCGCTTCCCGCGTATTTTCATAGCGCTGGTGGGCGGTGCTGCATTGGCGTGCAGCGGCGTGCTGTTGCAGGCGGTTATCCGCAACCCGTTGGCCGATCCAGGAATAATCGGTATTTCCGCAGGTGCGGAATGTTGCGCCGTGCTTATAACAGCGTTTTTCCCCATGCTGTTCTACTTCACGCCCATTTTGGCGTTTTGCGGTGGCCTTCTGGCATTCGGCATGGTGTATACGCTTTCGTGGCATGCGGGGCGTATCTCCCCCTTGCGCATCATTCTGGTGGGCGTTGCCGTGAGTGCCATGTTCACCGGCATTGCTGCTTGCCTAAGCGGCTCCACGGGTGGCGTTTCTTCGAGCGTTACGAGCATCGTCGAGTCGAGCATCACCATGAAGACGTGGGATGATTTTGCCACGTTGGCGGGGTACGCGGTTGTTGGCTTGGTGCTTTCCCTGCTTGTGTTCAAGCGCTGCGACCTGCTTTCCCTGGAAGATAAGACGGCGCGCTCTCTGGGCGTGAACGTTAATCTCAATCGCTTGGCCATTTCGGCTATCGCGGTGCTCCTGGCCTCTATTACCACGGCCATCATTGGCCCCATTAGCTTCCTGGGCCTGATCGTGCCTCATTGTGCGCGCCTGCTGGTGGGCACGAGCCACAAGGTGCTCATTCCGTACTCCATGCTCTTGGGTGCGTTTTGCCTGCTGCTTGCCGATACGCTGGGACGCACTATCGTTGCTCCGTATGAGATTTCCGCTGCTGTGATCATGTCGATCGTCGGCGGCCCCGTGTTCATCTTCCTGCTGCGGAGGGCGCGTGATACCTATGGCGCATAA
- the isdE gene encoding heme ABC transporter substrate-binding protein IsdE: MACAAAALPASLCGCVNQHPELEEGGSPKLVMTSPAGLHIADKLELDLIGIPTTTSDVPERYANVTQVGTAMAPDLELLASMHPTCVISPNTLQSDLQPKYAGIHVGCIFLDLTSVAGLYDSIDYLGRKFDREEQAAAQRAEYEQFMRAYNATISDSTAPRVLVLMGVPGSYMVATENCYAGSLVQMAGAENVYAGTTEEFLDANTEDMLSRDPDIILRTAHALPDDVRQMFAQEFETNDIWKHFRAVQEGRVYDLTYSNFGMSATFSYPDALNELRTYLYESA; encoded by the coding sequence GTGGCATGTGCCGCGGCTGCCTTGCCTGCGTCGTTGTGTGGGTGCGTGAACCAGCATCCGGAACTCGAAGAGGGCGGTAGTCCCAAGCTCGTTATGACGAGCCCCGCGGGCTTGCATATCGCCGATAAGCTCGAGCTCGATCTTATTGGCATCCCCACCACGACGTCCGACGTCCCCGAACGCTATGCAAACGTTACTCAGGTGGGCACGGCTATGGCGCCCGACCTAGAGCTTCTCGCCAGTATGCATCCCACGTGCGTCATCTCGCCGAATACGCTGCAGTCCGATCTGCAGCCGAAGTACGCGGGTATTCACGTAGGGTGCATATTCCTCGACCTTACCAGCGTTGCCGGTCTGTACGATTCCATTGATTACCTGGGTCGCAAATTCGACCGTGAAGAGCAGGCGGCAGCGCAGCGCGCGGAATATGAGCAGTTCATGCGTGCGTATAATGCCACCATTAGCGACAGCACCGCACCGCGTGTGTTGGTGCTCATGGGCGTTCCCGGCTCGTACATGGTTGCCACGGAAAACTGCTATGCGGGCAGTTTGGTGCAGATGGCGGGCGCCGAAAACGTCTACGCCGGCACTACCGAGGAATTCCTCGATGCCAATACCGAGGACATGCTTTCGCGCGACCCCGACATCATCCTGCGTACCGCCCACGCTCTGCCCGACGACGTGCGTCAGATGTTCGCCCAGGAATTCGAGACGAACGACATCTGGAAGCACTTCAGGGCCGTGCAAGAGGGTAGGGTGTACGACCTTACCTATTCGAACTTTGGCATGAGCGCCACGTTCTCGTACCCCGATGCGCTCAACGAATTGCGCACGTATCTCTATGAAAGCGCCTAG
- a CDS encoding heme-binding Shp domain-containing protein, producing MTHRVKLTSLAACAFACALVALAIVCPRAAWANAAVYTATATPSYTNPVTGAVEDSGGESGQTLGATMVTGIVQPEAFVQDQGNGEVLVSVRFYEADQIGDVTVAASADGSSYGASQQAEKLSTNAETNMVDLQLTAANTTPTLRFEMYVTPMGRSVTFFVTISDLAEGNTAGFAQTIDVDALNAASADSSSASTGSESNASSEGSVSTSGDSVKGVSEYNADGNQVKDGAADNGADSLNYPLIIGIILAVVVVAGIIVYVAVLKPNRAKQDAAAAAAAAAARGPHQGDQD from the coding sequence ATGACTCACCGAGTGAAACTCACTTCTCTTGCGGCGTGCGCCTTCGCATGCGCCTTGGTTGCACTCGCCATTGTGTGCCCCCGTGCCGCTTGGGCAAACGCTGCGGTCTACACCGCTACCGCTACGCCTAGCTACACCAACCCCGTTACGGGTGCCGTGGAAGATAGCGGCGGCGAAAGCGGCCAGACCCTGGGTGCCACCATGGTTACGGGCATCGTGCAGCCCGAAGCCTTCGTGCAGGATCAGGGCAACGGCGAAGTACTCGTATCAGTGCGTTTCTACGAGGCGGATCAGATTGGCGATGTTACCGTTGCCGCTAGCGCTGATGGCTCTTCGTATGGTGCGTCGCAGCAGGCGGAAAAGCTTTCCACCAATGCCGAGACCAATATGGTCGACCTGCAGCTTACGGCAGCCAACACCACGCCTACGCTACGCTTTGAGATGTACGTTACGCCCATGGGCCGTTCGGTTACGTTCTTCGTGACGATATCCGACTTGGCCGAGGGCAATACCGCTGGCTTTGCCCAGACCATCGATGTAGACGCGCTGAATGCGGCCTCCGCGGACTCCTCCAGCGCTTCCACGGGTTCCGAATCTAACGCCTCTTCGGAGGGCAGCGTTTCCACCTCGGGCGATTCTGTTAAGGGTGTGTCCGAGTACAACGCCGATGGCAACCAGGTTAAGGACGGCGCTGCCGACAATGGCGCCGACAGCCTGAATTACCCGCTCATCATTGGCATTATCCTGGCTGTGGTGGTCGTTGCGGGCATTATTGTGTACGTTGCGGTGCTGAAGCCGAATCGCGCCAAGCAGGATGCTGCTGCAGCTGCCGCTGCCGCCGCAGCCCGTGGGCCCCATCAGGGCGATCAGGACTAA